The sequence catcaatacgtaagtattaggcGGTGTGTTCCTTCACTAGGAAATACATATATAtgtaattctaaagaccctagTGTTTTTAGAATTATCAGGCTGCGTTGAAAATGCAACGCTATTTCGCATGAAACAAGGCCTacaaaagactattgtcttttgcCGAAGCACGAAGATATGTGGCTAATGCTTTCAGTGCGCATCCACTTGTCACTTTTTTCCAGTACTGGATGAGCTTCGGCTACAGCGATGAGAACTACTATGAAGACTCTGATGCCCACCATACGCTCATGTTCACAGGCATCTCGCTGGTCACGTGCGTCTGCATCGTTCTTTTCATGTACACACCTGACTTCAAGTAAGTGACAAAGGGCATCCAAAAGAGGTTTCGTTGGAGCACGCAAAAACACACAACTTTCACCCAATACCGAGAGAGCCTGCGTCTTTGCCACTACCTTAATGATTCGCACCTGTCTAAGACGGCATTTACACGCCATCAGGAGGTGGTCATTTGTGTTTAAATATGCAGCAAACTGCAGTTATTTGGCAACAAACTGTGAAACAATGTTTGTATCAACCTTGAACGGGGAGTGCATCAAAGGCTTGTTCCCTTTGTTAGGCACACCCTAATGGAACTAACACTGAAGTTAGGAAGGTGTGTCATAATTGTAGCAATTATGACATAAAAGAAAATCAGTGTGGGTCCCTAGGTGTGCTGGTCGGATGCTTATTTCTATGCGCTGTTCTTAAATAATTGCTTTCTCGATACTCGGCTTGACGACAATTAGCAGTTTCTGATACGGCAATCTGATCTTCTTATCGAGGTCACTTGTCAATTCCCGTTGCCACTTTTCATTGTTGCTTGGCTCGGAGTGCATGGTAGTCGTAGTTGCCTGTAGCAACTGAGGTGTCATGCTGATAATTGCCAATTGTGTGCATGGGGGAAGGTAACAGCAGGGAGCATTGCACAATGCGATGAATTGAAATGTCATGCTTGCCCCCATTTTCCCGACAGAGCAAAAACTTTcaaaattttttattcttttgctaAGTGGTCTTTAGAGGGCCCCTAAACAACATTTGGAAATTCAAAGAACAAGCACATCATTGTATGCTGGCATTTCCCGTCTTTTCAGCACATTTCGCGATGCCATTGGGATGACATGACATTGTGAGAAAATAAGCACTCGGTTGGTCTATAGATTGGAGATATCAGTTGTGGATAGACTCCTGCTCTGCCTTACCATGCAGTTGCACACCCATTCTGCCTTTACTCGAGCGAATATCGTGCGCAATCAACCGATTTTGCATCGTTTTGTGTATTTTTGACTAACTGACATAACAGTGTGTAACCAAAAAGTGCCGCATCGTGATAGGCTCAGTGCTGATATTGTTCGTGTGTTCTATGAACAAATAAGTGGCAAGAAGGAGATAGTGTTCATTGGAAGGGTAGCAAGGGCGCAAAGTAAACCACTTTCTCGGCTTTTGATTCGGAGCGGTTCACGGGCCTTTCGATTCACTCATTTTCCTGCAACACGTTCTAGGGACGTAGACTGGGTCGCGAGAGAAGCCCTCCTGGAGTTGGAAAGACGCGAGAAGCTGGGGCTGCCACTAGTCGACCCGAACTTGATTGATCCCAGCCGGATCGTTCTGCCACCGGAAGAGGAGCTCGAAGACTTCGAAGTCATACTCTAAGGCATCGACCATTTTGCCTAGAAATTGTCAACTTAACGTGTGAATAAAAAGTAGCCTCCTTGTTTTCTCTTTACTCCTCGCTTGGTTTCGTGCGTTTCCATGTAGCCAGAGATTTCATCGACGGGGAGAGCATAAACATCTTTGTTTATGGCAACATAGCTCGAAAACTTGGAGATTGCCTTGTATGGCTGAGGTCTCAAACACACGACCCATGCATTGCTGTCTTCACActacatttttttctattttctcagTATTTGTTCACGAGCTACAAAGGCGTGACTGGTCTAAAGCATTGTTTCATGAGGCACTCCAAGTGGTCACTGTGCATTGAAACATAACTGTGTAACAAAAACTATAATTCGGAATCTGCATCCAGATTTTAGTCATACCGAAAATTGGTATCGATATGTTGGAGTCCTGGCACCAAACATCCTCTGGAAATGATCCCACTATTAAATGTGGGAAAGGTTTTTTTATTCAATGATGAATCGTACAATGGCAATTGCAGATCGTTGAAGTTGATGCTCACCAAGGCTTGTTCGTAAAGCTCATCACTGTGGCAAGAGTTGAAGGAGAGGTCTTAGTGTCAATTTTTTGCAGCTATACACTCGAACCTTTATATAACGAACTAAATGAAAAATAGCCTTGCTATAGATA comes from Rhipicephalus microplus isolate Deutch F79 unplaced genomic scaffold, USDA_Rmic scaffold_885, whole genome shotgun sequence and encodes:
- the LOC119163562 gene encoding uncharacterized protein LOC119163562 (The sequence of the model RefSeq protein was modified relative to this genomic sequence to represent the inferred CDS: added 189 bases not found in genome assembly) — translated: MALLLRRNLLPRLANFYKATRPVGAFISTTPKNKEVPTTAATVPDTVGRPPVTAADFADTKPRYWMSFGYSDENYYEDSDAHHTLMFTGISLVTCVCIVLFMYTPDFKDVDWVAREALLELERREKLGLPLVDPNLIDPSRIVLPPEEELEDFEVIL